In Opitutales bacterium, the sequence CTTCCGACACTGCCGTCATCCATCTACATGTCCGGCGAACAAGAATTTGATGCGGCTGGGCTCAAGTTGCCGTGGAGCGCCGAGGGTGACCCGTTAGTCGTGGGGACCTTTGCTCGTGAGCACGGCCCCCATGCACCGGAGCGCCTGATTCACTCTGCTAAATCCTGGCTATGTAATCCAAATGTAGATCCATCTGATGCCCTACTTCCTTGGCAAAGTCAGGCCGTGGAATCCAAACTCTCACCGCTTGAGGTCTCTGCAAAGCTCCTGAGCCACATTCACGCTAGTCTGCAAAACACAAACTCTCTCCCCGAAGGAACCCGCTCGATCATAACCGTTCCCGCGAGTTTCGATGATGCTGCGCGACGAGCCACACAAGTCGCGGCGCTTGAAGCTGGATTTTCAGAGTCGACCCTTCTCCTCGAAGAGCCTCTGGCGGCGCTTTACGCTTGGCTAGAAACACAGGGGAATAACTGGCGTAAGCAGATTGAACCTGGACAGCTTGTCTTAGTTTGTGATGTGGGCGGAGGCACTTCGGATTTCAGCCTGATTGCAGTCAGCGAATCCGACGGGGATCTACGACTCGATCGCGTGGCTGTCGGTTCGCACATCCTGCTGGGTGGGGATAACTTGGACTTGGCTTTAGCCTACATTGTCAAAGCTCAGCTAGAGAACCAAGACACCCAACTCGACGATTGGCAGTTTCGTTCTCTAATTCAGAAAGCGCGCGCCGCTAAAGAGACACTGTTCAATAACCCGGAATTGTCGGTCGCTCCCATATCACTAGAGTCACGAGGCTCTAGCCTATTTGCCTCGACGATCCGAGCTGAGGTGTCACGTGACACCCTAGATGCGGTGATCGTTGACGGTTTCTTCGCAAAAACAGGCATCAACGATTTTCCGCAAGATGGAACATCGGTCGGACTTCAAGAGCTGGGATTGAACTACGCAGCAGACCCCGTTTTGCCGAAACACATTGCAGCCTTCCTGCACCAGGCGCAACGGAGCTTTGACAATCAACCCGAGCTAGCTGAACGCCTCGATCCAGCAGGTGAACGGCGCAATCAGGCATTCATCAAACCCGAACGTATTTTATTCAACGGAGGCGTATTTCACGCAGCAGCCCTGAGACAGCGAGTCGTCGACATTCTTTCGGAGTGGTGTGGCCAGCCCGTTGCCGAATTGGACGGAGCTCAATTAGATCAGGCGGTTGCGTTGGGAGCCGCCGCTTACGGCCGCATCCAAGAATGTGGGGAAGGCATACGCATCCGTGCTGGGGCCGCCCATTCGATGTATATAGGCATTGCATCAACGATGCCTGCCATCCCGGGATTCACCCCGCCTGTTCAAGCGCTGTGTGTCGTTCCACAAGGCATGGAAGAAGGCAGTGAGATCACTCTCGATAAGGAGTTCGGCCTGATTGTTGGCAAGCCGGTTACCTTCCAAGTGTTTAGTTCAAACAAACGCCCTGAGGATACCGTCGGCAGCTTAGTCAGTGATGCTGCCTCTCAACTCGAAACATCACGCCCCTTAGAAACGTATCTAGATGCTTTGGAAAACTTCCCTTCAGGAACACCGATTCCCGTCAAGCTACATGCACATTTGACAGCCACCGGACAGCTTGAGCTGTGGATGCAACATACCCGTTCGGACCAGCGCTTCAAAATCGACTTCGATGTGCGGCTCGATTGATGTCTAAGCTGAATGTGCTTAACCACTCGACACAGGCAAAGTGCCTGCTAAATTAGTCGTTATCATGCAAGCGGATGCACTGGAGGAAAAGCCTTTTGAAGAGGCATTGAAAGAGCTTGAAGGCCTTGTCGCAGCTCTAGAAACCGGAGAAAGTCCCCTCACTGAACTCGTCGCCTCATACGAACAGGGAAAAAAGCTTATAGATCTATGCCGAGCACGCCTGCAGGACGCAGAACTGCGCATAACGCAACTCGATGAGAACCAAACTGAAACCCAGTTTGAAGCGGACGATGCGTAAATCGCCATGGAGCCCACACGATAGATGTCATACCTAGAAAACACTCAATCACCTGAAGACGTCAAAGCTCTGCCCGCCGACGCCCTACCTAATCTTGCCGAAGAAATCCGCGCACGCCTAATTAGCGTCACCGCCGAGAACGGAGGCCACATCGGCCCAAACTTGGGCGTCGTTGAACTCACCATTGCCCTGCACCGACAATTCTCCACACCCAAAGATCGCTTTGTCTTTGACGTCTCGCACCAAGGCTATGTCCACAAATTGCTGACCGGTAGAAACAATGAAGCCTTCGACAAAATCCGCACCACAGGTGGCTTGAGTGGCTTCCTGAATCGAGCAGAGAGCGAGCATGACTGCTACGGAGCAGGCCATGCCGGCACTGCCCTCTCCGCAGCCCTGGGGATGGCTACGGCCCGTGACCTCAAAGGCACCGACGAACATGTCGTAGCCGTGTGTGGCGATGCGGCCTTCACCTGTGGCATCACCATGGAAGCGCTCAACAACGTAGCCGATTCCACGAAGCGCCTCATCGTAATCCTCAACGACAACGAGTGGTCCATCGATAAAAACGTCGGGGCCATCGCTAAGTATTTCAACGAACTCATCACCAATCCGATCTACAAACGTCTTCACGACGACGTCGGATCCATACTCCAAAAAGTTCCCGGTGGAGATTCAGTGATCAACTTCGGGAAAAAATGGAAGCACGAGACCAAAGACTTCTTTGTCTCCTCATCCCTGTTCGAAAAATTTGGTCTCCGTTACATCGGCCCGATTGATGGCCACGACCTACCCAATCTAGAAAAATACCTAGAAGTATCAAAACAATCCGATCGGCCCATCATCCTTCATGTCATTACGGAGAAAGGTAAGGGCTGCCACCCCGCACTCCAGCAACCAGAGAAATTTCACGGAGCCAGCCCCTTCGACCCCTCCACCGGAAAGAGCGTCGGCGGCAGCGGCTCCCCCAAACCACCGAAGTATCAAGACGTCTTCGGCAAAGCTCTATTGGACTTTGCCAAGCAGGACGCACGCATCGCCGGAATAACCGGAGCCATGCCGAGTGGCACCGGCCTCAACTTCTTGCGCGATGAGCTGCCAAAACAATATTTCGACGTCGGCATCGCAGAGGAACATGCGGTACTTTTTGCTGCAGGTTTGGCCACACAAGGCCTGCGTCCCGTCTGTGCTATTTACTCCACCTTCCTCCAGCGCGCTTACGATCCCATCATTCACGACATATGTTTACAAAACCTCCCCGTTTTGTTCTGCAT encodes:
- a CDS encoding 1-deoxy-D-xylulose-5-phosphate synthase; its protein translation is MSYLENTQSPEDVKALPADALPNLAEEIRARLISVTAENGGHIGPNLGVVELTIALHRQFSTPKDRFVFDVSHQGYVHKLLTGRNNEAFDKIRTTGGLSGFLNRAESEHDCYGAGHAGTALSAALGMATARDLKGTDEHVVAVCGDAAFTCGITMEALNNVADSTKRLIVILNDNEWSIDKNVGAIAKYFNELITNPIYKRLHDDVGSILQKVPGGDSVINFGKKWKHETKDFFVSSSLFEKFGLRYIGPIDGHDLPNLEKYLEVSKQSDRPIILHVITEKGKGCHPALQQPEKFHGASPFDPSTGKSVGGSGSPKPPKYQDVFGKALLDFAKQDARIAGITGAMPSGTGLNFLRDELPKQYFDVGIAEEHAVLFAAGLATQGLRPVCAIYSTFLQRAYDPIIHDICLQNLPVLFCMDRAGVSPQDGATHHGLYDISYLRCVPNTVIMQPADEDELVDMMATGLAHDGPAFIRYPRGNAEGVSIKEEPKPMKIGVAEPRKTGTDIIIWALGNMVSVAENVAAEIESEWDLSVGVINARFAKPLDAPLLEKNSKQSQLIVTVEDHVRTGGFGSAIIETLQQLDIQHPVECIGWPDAFVDHGSDVGALRDQVGLDSVSIKKTILKRIRQITTISQRPAEAVSA
- a CDS encoding Hsp70 family protein; translated protein: MTTTHIGIDLGTTNCAVAIAQGGADAETQGIPQIGAPGRVDTLPTLPSSIYMSGEQEFDAAGLKLPWSAEGDPLVVGTFAREHGPHAPERLIHSAKSWLCNPNVDPSDALLPWQSQAVESKLSPLEVSAKLLSHIHASLQNTNSLPEGTRSIITVPASFDDAARRATQVAALEAGFSESTLLLEEPLAALYAWLETQGNNWRKQIEPGQLVLVCDVGGGTSDFSLIAVSESDGDLRLDRVAVGSHILLGGDNLDLALAYIVKAQLENQDTQLDDWQFRSLIQKARAAKETLFNNPELSVAPISLESRGSSLFASTIRAEVSRDTLDAVIVDGFFAKTGINDFPQDGTSVGLQELGLNYAADPVLPKHIAAFLHQAQRSFDNQPELAERLDPAGERRNQAFIKPERILFNGGVFHAAALRQRVVDILSEWCGQPVAELDGAQLDQAVALGAAAYGRIQECGEGIRIRAGAAHSMYIGIASTMPAIPGFTPPVQALCVVPQGMEEGSEITLDKEFGLIVGKPVTFQVFSSNKRPEDTVGSLVSDAASQLETSRPLETYLDALENFPSGTPIPVKLHAHLTATGQLELWMQHTRSDQRFKIDFDVRLD
- the xseB gene encoding exodeoxyribonuclease VII small subunit, which gives rise to MQADALEEKPFEEALKELEGLVAALETGESPLTELVASYEQGKKLIDLCRARLQDAELRITQLDENQTETQFEADDA